AGTTTGTAACTTCTGGGCTGTAGACCATGCAAGCGATGGCGATTGTTTATATTAGCCACTTTAGTTTGgctattcttttatttattttgtggttTATACCCCCGCGCTGCTTGCTCATTACTCAACATTACTCAATTTCTGTTGTCCAGCTTCCTTTGCCGAtgtcgctgttgttgttgatgttacTCCTGTCCTTGGTATTACAAGAccgctgtcacggtcgccatgtagCGAGATATTGATGTGTTGGGTGTGGAGTTACTTTACTATAACCATATAGGGTAGTTTTAATTATAACCTTACAATCATTTGGCAGGGGGATCTGGCAGGCCCTTCACTTCTCGGCAGGAGGATAACGTCTAGTCCGGGTACCTCAGCCTAGGGAGGGGGTGGCCGGAGAtaagccgggcactccacgtctcggaagggggatcggccaggccattTACGTCTCGGCACGGGtttcagccgggcactccccAACTCCGGATCGGCCAaacacttcacgtcttggaacggggatctgccgggcactccacgtctcggcagatggatcgggcagccccttcacgtctcggcaggagaATCAGCCGGGCACCTCAAGCGTAGGgagggggatcggccttggATAAGCAGGGCAGTCCACCTCTCGGCTGCGGAATAAGCCTGGCACTACACGTCTCGGCAGATGGATCGGACAGGCCCTTTAGGCTCGGCAAGAGAATCAGCCGGCCACCTCAGGCCTGAGGAGGAGGATTGGCCAGGGATGAGCAGGGCACTTCTcctctcggcagggggatcagcctGGCACTCCATATCTCGGCAGGGGGTTCGGCCTGGTACTTCACGTTTCGGTAGGGGGATCTTTcaagcacttcacgtcttggcagaGGATCTGGCAGGCCCTTCACTTCTCGGCACGGTattcagccgggcactccacgtctcgccagggggatcagccaggcccTTAACGTCTTGGAACGGGGatctgccgggcactccacgtctggGCAGATGCATCGGGCAGGtccttcacgtctcggcaggagaATCAGCCGGGCACCTCAGGCCTAGGAAGAGGGATTGGCCTGGGATGGGCAGGGCACTCCACCTCTCGTCAGGGGGATAAGCCTGCCACTAAACCTCTCGGCAGATGGATCGAGCAGGCCCTTTAGGTCTCAGCAGGAGGACCACGTCTCGGCCGGGCTCCTCAGGCCTGGGTGGGGGATCGTTCGGGAATGAGCCAGGTACTCTACGtctcggtaggggaatcggcatGGCACATCACTACTCGACAGAAGGATCAGCCGAGCACCCaccgtctcggcagggggaccTGGCAGGTCTTTCACTTTTCGGCACGGTGATCACCCAGCACTTAACGTCTCAGCGGGGGGATCCGGCAGGACCTTTACTTCTCGGCACAAGGATtaaccgggcactccacgtctctaCAGGAGAATCAGCCGGGCACCTCAGGCCtgggtaggggaatcggccagggaTGAGCCGGGCACTCTACGTCGTGGCAGAGTGATCCGCAGGCCCTTCACCTGACGACAcggggatcagccaggcacttcacgtgtcAGCCAGgaggatcagccgggcacctCAGGTCTGCGgaagaggatcggccggggaTGAGCCGGGCACTCTATGTGgtggcaggaggatcggcctgGTACTTCTCGTTTCGGCAGGGGGGTCAGCCGAGCGCTCCACGTCTTGGGTGAGAAATTTTGCAGGCCCTTCACTTCTCGGCACGGGAATCAGCCGGCACTCCACTTCTCGGCACGGGGAtttccacgtctcggcaggggtatcggcctggcacatcacgtctcggcagggggatctgGCAGGCCCTTCACTTCTCGGCACGgtgatcagccgggcactctaaGTCTTGGCAGGAGAATCAGCCGGGCACCTCAagagggggatcggccagggatGACCCAGGCACCATACGTCTCAgcagggcgatcggccaggtacttcacgtttcggcagggagatcagccgagcacttcacgtcttgggtGAGAAATTTTGCAGGCCCTTCGCTTCTCGGCACGGGGATCTCCAAGTCTCGATCTCCAGGTGCTCCGCGTCACGGTAAGAAGATAAGCTGGGCGCTCCACGTCTCTGAAGGGGGATCGGGCAGGCCTTTTACGTCTTGGCACGAGGatctgccgggcactcaaCGTCTGGGCAGATGGATTAAGGCCCTTTTCGTCTCACCATGAGGATAAGCCGGGACCTCAGACCTGgggaggggatcggccggggaTGAGCCGGCCACTCTACGTcccggcaggggaatcagcctGGCACATTACgactcggcagggggatcagccgagCACTCCACGTCCTGGCGGGGGGGATCTGGCAGACCCCTCGCTTCTCGGCAGAAGGATCACGTCTAGGCCCCGGGCACCTCATGCCTGGGGAGGGGGTCGGCCAGGGATGAGCCGGGCACTCTACGTGgtggcaggaggatcggcctgGTACTTCTCGTTTCGGCAAGGGGGTCAGCCGAGcgctccacgtctcggcaggggaatctgGCAGGCCCTTCACTTCTCAGCAGGAGGATCACGTCACGGGCACCTCAGGCCTGGGAAGGGGGTCAGCCGGGGATGAGACGGGCACTCTaagtctcggcagggggatcggcctggcacatcacgtctcggcaggggatcagccgagcactccacgtctcggcagggggatctgGCTGGCCCTTCACCTCTCGGCAGGAGGATTACGTCTAGGCCGGGCACCTCATGCCTGGGGAGGGGGTCGGCTAGGGATGAGCCGGGCACTCTACGTGGTGGCAGGGGGGATCTGGCAGACCCCTCGCTTCTCGGCAGAAGGATCACGTCTAGGCCCCGGGCACCCCATGCCTGGGGAGGGGGTCGGCCAGGGATGAGCCGGGCACTCTACGTGgtggcaggaggatcggcctgGTACTTCTCGTTTCGGCAGGGGGGTCAGCCGAGcgctccacgtctcggcaggggaatctgGCAGGCCCTTCACTTCTCAGCAGGAGGATCACGTCACGGGCACCTCAGGCCTGGGAAGGGGGTAAGCCGGGGATGAGACGGGCACTCTaagtctcggcagggggatcggcctggcacatcacgtctcggcagggggatcagccgagcactccacgtctcggcagggggatctgGTCGGCCCTTCACCTCTCGGCAGGAGGATTACGTCTAGGCCGGGCACCTCATGCCTGGGGAGGGGTTCGGCCAGGGATGAGCCGGGCACTCTACGTGGTGGCAGGGGGGATCTGGCAGACCCTTCGCTTCTCGGCAGAAGGATCACGTCTAGGCCGGGCACCCGATGCCTGGGGAGGGGGTCGGCCAGGGATGAGCCGGGCACTCTACGTGgtggcaggaggatcggcctgGTACTTCTCGTTTCGGCAGGGGGGTCAGCCGAGcgctccacgtctcggcaggggaatctgGCAGGCCCTTCACTTCTCAGCAGGAGGATCACGTCACGGGCACCTCAGGCCTGGGAAGGGGGTAAGCCGGGGATGAGACGGGCACTCTaagtctcggcagggggatcggcctggcacatcacgtctcggcaggtgatcagccgagcactccacgtctcggcagggggatctgGCTGGCCCTTCACCTCTCGGCAGGAGGATTACGTCTAGGCCGGGCACCTCATGCCTGGGGAGGGGGTCGGCTAGGGATGAGCCGGGCAATCTACGTGGTGGCAGGGGGGATCTGGCAGACCCCTCGCTTCTCGGCAGAAGGATCACGTCTAGGCCCCGGGCACCCCATGCCTGGGGAGGGGGTCGGCCAGGGATGAGCCGGGCACTCTACGTGgtggcaggaggatcggcctgGTACTTCTCGTTTCGGCATGGGGGTCAGCCGAGcgctccacgtctcggcaggggaatctgGCAGGCCCTTCACTTCTCAGCAGGAGGATCACGTCACGGGCACCTCAGGCCTGGGAAGGGGGTCAGCCGGGGATGAGACGGGCACTCTaagtctcggcagggggatcggcctggcacatcacgtctcggcaggggatcagccgagcactccacgtctcggcagggggatctgGCTGGCCCTTCACCTCTCGGCAGGAGGATTACGTCTAGGCCGGGCACCTCATGCCTGGGGAGGGGGTCGGCTAGGGATGAGCCGGGCACTCTACGTGGTGGCAGGGGGGATCTGGCAGACCCCTCGCTTCTCGGCAGAAGGATCACGTCTAGGCCCCGGGCACCCCATGCCTGGGGAGGGGGTCGGCCAGGGATGAGCCGGGCACTCTACGTGgtggcaggaggatcggcctgGTACTTCTCGTTTCGGCAGGGGGGTCAGCCGAGcgctccacgtctcggcaggggaatctgGCAGGCCCTTCACTTCTCAGCAGGAGGATCACGTCACGGGCACCTCAGGCCTGGGAAGGGGGTAAGCCGGGGATGAGACGGGCACTCTaagtctcggcagggggatcggcctggcacatcacgtctcggcagggggatcagccgagcactccacgtctcggcagggggatctgGTCGGCCCTTCACCTCTCGGCAGGAGGATTACGTCTAGGCCGGGCACCTCATGCCTGGGGAGGGGTTCGGCCAGGGATGAGCCGGGCACTCTACGTGGTGGCAGGGGGGATCTGGCAGACCCTTCGCTTCTCGGCAGAAGGATCACGTCTAGGCCGGGCACCCGATGCCTGGGGAGGGGGTCGGCCAGGGATGAGCCGGGCACTCTACGTGgtggcaggaggatcggcctgGTACTTCTCGTTTCGGCAGGGGGGTCAGCCGAGcgctccacgtctcggcaggggaatctgGCAGGCCCTTCACTTCTCAGCAGGAGGATCACGTCACGGGCACCTCAGGCCTGGGAAGGGGGTAAGCCGGGGATGAGACGGGCACTCTaagtctcggcagggggatcggcctggcacatcacgtctcggcaggtgatcagccgagcactccacgtctcggcagggggatctgGCTGGCCCTTCACCTCTCGGCAGGAGGATTACGTCTAGGCCGGGCACCTCATGCCTGGGGAGGGGGTCGGCTAGGGATGAGCCGGGCAATCTACGTGGTGGCAGGGGGGATCTGGCAGACCCCTCGCTTCTCGGCAGAAGGATCACGTCTAGGCCCCGGGCACCCCATGCCTGGGGAGGGGGTCGGCCAGGGATGAGCCGGGCACTCTACGTGgtggcaggaggatcggcctgGTACTTCTCGTTTCGGCATGGGGGTCAGCCGAGcgctccacgtctcggcaggggaatctgGCAGGCCCTTCACTTCTCAGCAGGAGGATCACGTCACGGGCACCTCAGGCCTGGGAAGGGGGTAAGCCGGGGATGAGACGGGCACTCTaagtctcggcagggggatcggcctggcacatcacgtctcggcagggggatcagccgagcactccacgtctcggcagggggatctgGCCGGCCCTTCACCTCTCGGCAGGAGGATTACGTCTAGGCCGGGCACCTCATGCCTGGGGAGGGGTTCGGCCAGGGATGAGCCGGGCACTCTACGTGGTGGCAGGGGGGATCTGGCAGACCCTTCGCTTCTCGGCAGAAGGATCACGTCTAGGCCAGGCACCCGATGCCTGGGGAGAGGGTCGGCCAGGGATGAGCCGGGCACTCTACGTGgtggcaggaggatcggcctgGTACTTCTCGTTTCGGCAGGGGGGTCAGCCGAGcgctccacgtctcggcaggggaatctgGCAGGCCCTTCACCTCTCAGCAGGAGGATCACGTCACGGGCACCTCAGGCCTGGGAAGGGGGTCAGCCGGGGATGAGACGGGCACTCTaagtctcggcagggggatcggcctggcacatcacgtctcggcaggggatcagccgaGCACTCCACGTCTCAGCAGGGGGATCTGGCCGGCCCTTCACCTCTCGGCAGGAGGATTACGTCACGGGCACCTCAGGCCTGGGAAGGCGGGTCGGCCGGGGATGATCCGGGCACTCTAAGTCTCGGaagggggatcggcctggcacatcacgtctcggcaggggaatcagccaAACAATTAAAACGAAACAATTAAGCCAAACGAACATACCTCGATCAGCTCCTAAACGTGCACGGAACCGGATCAGGCTAGAGCCGCGTTCGGCGAGAAGTTTCTGCAGCTCCCGGGACGTGTGCGTGATGGGGGCAGCATAGGATCAGGAGAAGTGTCGAAACCTTGAAAAATGAGAACCTAAAAGGAAACCTCATGTCTAAGTCATTAAAATATGGGTAGTGTGATAGGATGTCTCCAAGGGTTAAGTTtggttggttttttatttggaaggagcagctgaggtgccgctccaacgatcaaaatgtctctgttcttttacaatatttcttaagtctaagtaaggctaagtctcgtagcagcgctgctcgcaggcggcggcaaagacacggctatgtacttatgtataaagaaaaataataatatacgttgttatgcgctctcaagtggaggtgcgaggggtatgcatatgctgaccgtttgttacgattatgctgacactagcactttctgtatgcgggctaagccataacgatcggctcatatttcggccacttagggtttatgaccgggacttttgattatgtaaacactgcaacaaagtgttacagtgcgcaccctttaagtactctcggtacagtgggtattcaatatatgtgcatactacatctcccttcttttgaaaaataacgtaatataataAAGTTGGGAGAATGGGGGAAAGCATACAGGTCAAAGTGTCTGATTGCATTCAACTTGGTGAATGCCAGCATGATTCCTGTCACTGCTTTCTTCAAGCCGACGCACTACCTCCACGGATTGTCGCTCGACAGCCGTTGTGTGGCAAACTAAAGCGCGCGACGAGAGTCCTAACTCTACAAACTAGGTTGTGGCGTAGGACTTGAAATCCACCCATGTAAAACACAATTTCAGTGAAGGAAGCAAGAGAAGCCTCGGAAAGGAACCGATCTAACGTTGACGACCATAGCAAGCGTAAAAAGGACAATGATTTGAGAGTATGCACCTGGAACGTACGAACATTGTACAGACCTGGTGCTGCTCAACAACTAGCAGATACCCTCAACAAATGTAGGGCTGACATCACTGCTATCCAGGAAATGCGATGGATAGGACAAGGCTGCATAAAGAAGAAGAACTGTGACATTTACTACAGCTGCCATCCAGAACGGCATGAATTTGGTTGTGGTTTCGTTGTAGGTGCCAGGCTGCGGCGCCGAGTCTCTCACTTTCGGCCAACAAACGAGAGAATTGCAACGATCCGAATTACTGCCAAATTCTTTAACATCAGCCTGATATGCGCACATGCCCCAACGAAGGAAAAGGATGATGCCACCAAGGACGCTTTCTATGCGGAGCTCGACCGAGCTTATGGCCGCTGTTTTTCCCATGACATTAAAATTCTCCTCGGGGATTTTAATGCCAAGGTAGGACGAGAAGACATCTTTGGTGCCACCGTCGGGCGATTTAGTCTACATGAGACCACCTCTAGCAATAGTCTCAGATTAATAGGCTTTGCAGCTGCGCATAATATGGTAGTTCGTAGTACTGGATTCCACCATTTGGACATCCATAAAGCATCTTGGCTCTCTCCCGATCGACTGACCAGAAATCAGATCGATCATGTTGTGATCGATGCAAGGCACGCATCTAATATACTCGACGTGCGATCCTGTCGGGGTCCCAACATCGACTCCGACCATTATCTTGTTGCAGCTAAGATTCGCACACGGCTATGTGTGGCGAAGATTGCACGTCGAAGTGCGTTAAGAAGGCTGGACATCGGAAAGCTGCAATCACAACAGGCGAAGAATGCATTCTCCACTCACGTCTCGGGGCTATTAAGCCGAGCACCTTCAATACCTGAAGACATAAGCGATATGTGGGCGCTCATATCTCACTCCCTGCGAGCTTCGGCAGAAGAAGTGCTTGGATTCCAGCGTCCTCTATCAAGGAATCCATGGTACGATCAGGAGTGTCATGACGCAACAGCTGCAAAGGATGCCGCCTACGGAAGAACACTGCAGGCTGGGGCGACACGAGCGATTGTGGATGTCTACAGGTCGAGAAGAAGAGACGAGAAACGCCTTTTCAGACGCAAGAAGAAAGACCAGGAAAGGCGAGAGTGTGAGAGCACAGAGAGCAGCAGATGCAGAAATGAAGCACGTAACTTCTACCAGAGGGTCAAGCGTCTGACCCAAGGATTTAAGACTGGTACAGTGGCGTGCAGGGACAATGATGGAAATCTTGTCACAGAAACAGAGGTCGTGCTGAGGTTATGGAGGGATCACTTCTCGAGTTTGTTATCTGGATCAAGCACAGACTCTGAAGACTATGATCCACGAACCCCAATCTATGGCACTGATATTGAAGTGCCAATCCCAAGTCATATCGAAGTCAAGGATGCAATCCAACGGCTTAAAAACAACAAGTCTGCAGGTGCTGACGGCCTGCCGGCAGAATTGCTTAAAGCAGCCGGTAATATGCTGGTAGGGTGCATGCACAAACTAATCAGTAAGATTAGATCATGCTCATGAAGAGCATGCCCGAAGATTGGAACCT
The Drosophila bipectinata strain 14024-0381.07 chromosome 3R, DbipHiC1v2, whole genome shotgun sequence DNA segment above includes these coding regions:
- the LOC138926693 gene encoding uncharacterized protein, whose product is MSRALYVVAGGIWQTLRFSAEGSRLGQAPDAWGEGRPGMSRALYVVAGGSACLICAHAPTKEKDDATKDAFYAELDRAYGRCFSHDIKILLGDFNAKVGREDIFGATVGRFSLHETTSSNSLRLIGFAAAHNMVVRSTGFHHLDIHKASWLSPDRLTRNQIDHVVIDARHASNILDVRSCRGPNIDSDHYLVAAKIRTRLCVAKIARRSALRRLDIGKLQSQQAKNAFSTHVSGLLSRAPSIPEDISDMWALISHSLRASAEEVLGFQRPLSRNPWYDQECHDATAAKDAAYGRTLQAGATRAIVDVYRSRRRDEKRLFRRKKKDQERRECESTESSRCRNEARNFYQRVKRLTQGFKTGTVACRDNDGNLVTETEVVLRLWRDHFSSLLSGSSTDSEDYDPRTPIYGTDIEVPIPSHIEVKDAIQRLKNNKSAGADGLPAELLKAADWNLSMICPILKKGDATVRTNYRGISLLPVAYKVLTSVLCERLKPHAEALIGPYQCGFRPGKSTVDQIFTLRQILEKSYENQIDTYHLFVDYKAALCCSYSSREPLLWRLVILCDQDQLARPDAVLLVLPLRPRL